In one Lycium barbarum isolate Lr01 chromosome 7, ASM1917538v2, whole genome shotgun sequence genomic region, the following are encoded:
- the LOC132602914 gene encoding receptor-like protein EIX2 has protein sequence MESNSFQHIFLILLFQLLYFTCIDYHFVSSARTSSVSTCIETEKNALLKVKEHLTDPSSRLSSWVDQEDCCQWLGVSCDNKTGNVIRIDIRNKFSSNNELGGEINPSLLELQHLRYLDLSMNNFGGIQVPKFIGQIKELRYVNLSGASFSGSISPFLGNLSNLRVPDLSSYSDQPAEKDLEWIKGLSSLEHLNLGGLDLSKATNSWLLTINNHLPSLLELHLRQCQLLNLPYSIPSLKLTSLLVLDHSNNAFNSSIFPRWIFKLSNLVHLDLSSNNILSELPDEFAKINSLEYLDLSSNYGFNGTLNRSLGKLCNLKTLILNDNNISGNITDFIDALSECQSNNLETLDLSRNALTGNLPATLGHLMKLKDLQLRYNSLTGTIPEAIGNLSSLETLYLTSNKMSGNLTPNIGQLTSMVSLDISENMWEGIVTESHLLNLSNLQEFLVGVKLGRNITLAFNINPSWTPPFKLTFLTIQSCQLGPKFPHWLKDQNELTSITINTAGISDAVPDWFVELDLKLDNLDIAYNNLTGKIPNKFQFNIEANVDLSTNSFEGPLPLWSSNVTTLYLRDNLFSGPIPLNICGALPDLTDLDISMNSLNGTIPLCIGDINQLTTLALDNNQLLGQIPDFWGKLPYVYWIDMSGNYLSGQIPGSLGSLSSLMFLRLSGNNLSGELPSSLRNCTRMISIDFSNNQFSGLIPASLGETMRSLSILSVRNNKFSGPIPLKICTLSALHILDLSGNNLSGHIPSCFGNLEAFKVELTDAEAKQYQGKLKLEAKGRILYYYNTLYLVNSIDLSSNSLSGEIPVEITSLHKLWTLNLSRNHLTGNIPTDIGKLGWVETLDLSINQLSGPIPPSIASLDFLTHFNLSYNKLTGKIPTSTQFQTKIDPTIFQGNVALCGPPLNECVGDRTTTSDIGTDDEGETDDEYKLEKVWFFAVVGLGYSVGFWVFFGTLVIKKRWRIAYFRFIETCILEFSA, from the coding sequence ATGGAGAGCAACTCATTTCAGCATATCTTTCTCATATTGTTATTTCAACTTTTGTATTTCACTTGCATAGATTATCACTTTGTTTCCTCTGCTCGCACCTCTAGTGTAAGCACTTGCATTGAAACAGAGAAGAATGCACTGCTAAAAGTTAAAGAACATCTCACAGATCCTTCAAGCAGGCTATCTTCTTGGGTTGATCAAGAAGATTGTTGTCAATGGCTTGGTGTAAGCTGCGACAATAAGACCGGAAATGTCATAAGGATTGATATCAGGAACAAATTTTCAAGTAACAATGAATTGGGAGGTGAGATTAATCCATCTTTACTTGAGTTACAACACTTGAGATACCTAGACTTGAGCATGAACAATTTTGGAGGAATCCAAGTGCCTAAATTCATTGGTCAAATCAAAGAATTGAGGTATGTCAATCTTTCTGGAGCTTCTTTTTCTGGTTCAATATCTCCATTTTTAGGAAACCTCTCAAACTTGCGAGTTCCTGATTTGAGTTCCTACTCGGATCAGCCAGCTGAGAAAGACCTTGAATGGATAAAAGGACTTTCTTCTTTGGAACACTTAAATTTGGGAGGTTTAGATCTTAGCAAAGCTACTAATTCTTGGCTTCTAACAATCAATAATCACCTTCCTTCTCTCTTAGAGTTGCACTTGCGTCAATGTCAACTTTTAAACCTTCCATATTCTATTCCATCCCTAAAACTTACTTCCCTTTTGGTACTTGATCATTCCAACAATGCTTTCAACTCAAGTATTTTCCCTCGATGGATATTCAAACTTAGTAACCTTGTCCATCTTGACCTAAGCTCCAACAATATTCTTAGTGAACTGCCTGATGAGTTTGCAAAGATCAATTCCCTTGAATACCTTGATCTTTCTTCCAACTACGGTTTCAATGGGACACTCAACAGAAGCTTGGGGAAACTATGCAATTTGAAGACTTTGATCCTCAATGACAACAACATCAGTGGAAACATTACTGATTTCATCGATGCTTTATCAGAATGCCAAAGCAACAACTTGGAGACATTGGACTTGAGTCGGAATGCATTGACTGGCAATCTTCCTGCTACATTAGGCCACTTGATGAAGTTAAAAGATCTTCAACTGAGGTACAACTCATTGACAGGAACAATACCTGAAGCAATAGGGAACTTATCATCCTTGGAGACACTCTACCTCACATCAAACAAAATGAGTGGGAACCTCACCCCTAATATCGGGCAGCTCACGTCGATGGTCTCATTGGACATCTCTGAGAATATGTGGGAAGGTATTGTCACAGAATCCCATTTACTTAATCTTTCTAACTTGCAAGAATTTTTAGTTGGCGTGAAACTTGGTAGGAATATTACCTTGGCATTCAACATCAACCCAAGTTGGACTCCTCCATTCAAGCTGACATTCTTGACTATCCAGTCATGCCAATTAGGCCCCAAATTCCCACATTGGCTGAAGGATCAGAATGAGCTCACCAGCATAACAATCAATACCGCAGGGATTTCCGATGCTGTACCAGATTGGTTTGTAGAGTTGGATTTGAAGCTGGATAATCTAGACATAGCTTACAACAACTTGACAGGGAAAATTCCGAACAAATTTCAGTTCAACATTGAAGCCAATGTGGATTTAAGCACCAATAGCTTCGAGGGACCTCTCCCACTATGGTCTTCTAATGTAACAACATTGTATCTGAGGGATAACTTGTTTTCAGGACCTATTCCTCTCAACATCTGCGGAGCACTTCCCGATTTAACAGACTTGGACATCTCCATGAACAGCCTAAATGGCACCATTCCCTTGTGCATCGGTGATATCAATCAGTTGACTACTTTAGCCCTCGATAATAACCAACTTCTAGGACAGATTCCTGATTTCTGGGGTAAGCTACCATATGTTTATTGGATAGATATGTCAGGGAACTATCTATCCGGCCAAATTCCAGGTTCACTAGGTTCTCTATCTTCTCTGATGTTCTTAAGACTCTCAGGAAACAATCTCTCTGGAGAACTGCCTTCGAGTTTAAGAAATTGCACGAGAATGATTAGCATTGATTTTAGTAACAATCAGTTCTCAGGGTTAATCCCAGCTTCACTAGGGGAAACAATGAGATCACTGTCAATCCTCAGTGTAAGGAATAATAAGTTTTCTGGCCCCATTCCTTTAAAAATATGTACCCTTTCAGCTCTTCACATACTGGACCTTTCCGGAAACAACTTATCTGGTCATATCCCCTCCTGTTTTGGCAATTTGGAAGCTTTCAAGGTTGAGCTAACTGATGCAGAAGCTAAACAATATCAAGGGAAACTGAAACTTGAGGCGAAAGGAAGAATACTTTATTATTATAATACCCTTTACCTAGTCAATAGTATCGATCTCTCGAGCAACAGTTTGTCAGGAGAAATCCCAGTAGAGATAACAAGCTTACACAAACTTTGGACCTTGAACTTGTCCAGGAACCATTTGACAGGAAATATACCGACAGATATTGGAAAGCTAGGATGGGTTGAAACCTTGGATCTTTCAATAAATCAGTTGTCAGGTCCTATCCCACCAAGCATAGCTTCTTTAGACTTTCTGACTCACTTTAACTTGTCTTACAATAAGTTGACAGGAAAAATTCCCACTAGTACTCAGTTCCAAACAAAAATTGATCCAACAATTTTCCAAGGAAATGTTGCACTTTGTGGTCCTCCTTTGAATGAATGTGTTGGTGATAGGACTACAACATCTGATATTGGAACGGATGACGAAGGAGAAACCGATGATGAATATAAACTTGAGAAAGTATggttctttgctgttgttggtttGGGATACTCGGTTGGCTTCTGGGTATTTTTTGGCACGTTGGTCATCAAGAAAAGATGGAGAATTGCTTATTTCAGATTTATAGAGACATGCATTTTGGAGTTTTCTGCATAA